Proteins encoded by one window of Rutidosis leptorrhynchoides isolate AG116_Rl617_1_P2 chromosome 7, CSIRO_AGI_Rlap_v1, whole genome shotgun sequence:
- the LOC139856839 gene encoding chlorophyll a-b binding protein, chloroplastic-like codes for MASTVCASSAIAAAAFSSPSSQKSGSIVGSTKASFIGGKKLRVSKFVAPTVSRSFSTVCVAADPDRPIWFPGSTPPEWLDGSLPGDFGFDPLGLGSDPETLKWNVQAELVHCRWAMLGAAGIFIPEFLTKIGILNTPSWYTAGEQEYFTDKTTLFIVELIFIGWAEGRRWADIIKPGCVNTDPIFPNNKLTGTDVGYPGGLWFDPLGYGNTSPAKLKELRTKEIKNGRLAMLAVMGAWFQAIYTGTGPIDNLFAHLADPGHATIFAAFKG; via the exons ATGGCTTCCACTGTTTGTGCATCTTCAGCCATTGCAGCTGCTGCTTTCTCTTCTCcaag TTCACAAAAGAGTGGATCAATTGTTGGATCAACCAAGGCTTCATTTATTGGTGGCAAGAAACTGAGAGTTAGCAAGTTTGTTGCACCAACCGTTTCACGATCATTTAGCACCGTGTGTGTTGCAGCTGACCCAGATAGACCTATTTGGTTCCCAGGCAGCACCCCACCAGAATGGCTTGATGGAAG CCTACCAGGAGACTTCGGGTTCGATCCTCTTGGTCTAG GATCTGATCCCGAGACGTTGAAATGGAACGTACAAGCGGAACTAGTACACTGCAGATGGGCAATGTTAGGAGCAGCCGGCATCTTCATCCCCGAATTCCTAACAAAAATCGGAATCCTAAACACTCCTTCATGGTATACAGCTGGTGAACAAGAATACTTCACCGACAAAACCACATTATTCATCGTTGAGCTTATTTTCATCGGTTGGGCAGAGGGAAGAAGATGGGCTGACATCATCAAGCCCGGGTGTGTTAACACCGACCCCATCTTCCCTAACAACAAGCTAACTGGGACTGATGTAGGTTACCCTGGTGGACTATGGTTCGACCCACTTGGATATGGTAACACTTCACCTGCAAAACTTAAGGAACTGAGGACTAAAGAGATCAAGAATGGGAGATTGGCTATGTTAGCCGTTATGGGTGCATGGTTCCAAGCGATTTACACCGGTACTGGACCAATCGACAACTTGTTCGCTCACCTTGCTGACCCTGGTCACGCCACTATTTTTGCT GCATTCAAGGGCTAA